From one Lycium barbarum isolate Lr01 chromosome 6, ASM1917538v2, whole genome shotgun sequence genomic stretch:
- the LOC132600858 gene encoding exocyst complex component EXO70H1-like, with the protein MRSTGYFSPPRPSSPLRSSITSNNSPSRHITTFSESLMEDTINDAGSIIRRWDLDASTSYNRVANLFRDYREEAQQLLDAVNNLQHCMHFVIKEKSSSGLLVQAQTLMQIAMKRLQKEMYTILSGNRYFLDSETLSTRSSRQSTRSSVSDDDNDDEVNEITNTPDTEVSVSTRVSEVEKVSELVMQNLKAIADCMIGAGYGKECVKIYNLNRKSVIDETLYYLGVEKLTTSQIQKMDWDVLEKKIKNWLSAVKIAVSTLFHGEKILCDHVFSASDAIRESCFSEIVKESALNLFSFPEMVAQYKKLTLEKMFTILDLYNSISDLWDDIQFIFSFDSLAVIKSQAVTSLVKLGEAARFMLAEFELAIQKDSSKAKSGGGVHPLTRYVMNYLVFLGDYSFAFSEIIADFPLSIQTPLPESYADDSLSSVRIAWIILVLLCKLDGKAQHYKDVSLSYLFLANNLNYVVSKVKKSNLKLLLGSDWLSKNETKVKLYISNYERMGWTKVLTSFPENSTVEMSLPEARDWFIKFNLGFEEAYHMQSSWVIPDPKLRDEVKISLARKIVSGYQTFYLKYRELLRSGGAKSVVRFAPDDLQNYLSDLFYGTGLSEHGTTSYDSPSSSTSISTSSSPSHGR; encoded by the coding sequence ATGAGATCAACTGGGTATTTCTCTCCACCAAGACCTAGTTCACCTTTACGTTCTTCTATTACTTCTAATAATTCCCCTTCACGTCATATTACTACCTTTTCTGAATCTTTAATGGAGGACACAATTAACGACGCTGGATCAATTATTCGTAGATGGGATCTCGATGCATCTACTTCATACAACAGAGTCGCTAATCTTTTCAGAGATTATCGCGAAGAGGCACAACAACTTCTTGATGCTGTAAACAACTTGCAACATTGTATGCATTTTGTTATTAAAGAAAAATCCAGCTCTGGACTTCTTGTTCAGGCTCAAACTCTCATGCAAATTGCAATGAAGAGACTTCAAAAAGAAATGTACACTATCTTGTCGGGAAATCGTTATTTCCTAGACTCCGAAACTCTGTCTACTCGATCCTCCAGACAATCAACACGATCCAGTGTCtccgatgatgataatgatgatgaagtTAATGAGATAACTAACACCCCGGACACCGAGGTTTCAGTTAGTACTCGTGTTTCTGAGGTTGAAAAAGTCTCTGAACTTGTCATGCAGAATTTAAAAGCCATAGCTGATTGTATGATTGGTGCTGGTTATGGAAAAGAGTGCGTGAAGATTTACAATCTTAATCGAAAATCAGTCATCGACGAGACCTTGTATTATTTAGGAGTTGAAAAATTAACCACTTCGCAGATTCAGAAAATGGATTGGGATGTGTTGGAGAAGAAAATAAAGAATTGGTTAAGTGCTGTGAAAATAGCAGTGAGTACTTTATTTCACGGCGAAAAAATTCTGTGTGATCATGTTTTCTCTGCTTCTGATGCAATCAGAGAATCATGCTTCTCCGAAATCGTTAAAGAAAGTGCTCTAAATCTTTTTTCATTCCCGGAAATGGTAGCTCAGTACAAGAAGTTAACTCTGGAGAAAATGTTCACTATCCTCGATCTTTACAACTCAATTTCTGATCTATGGGATGACATCCAGTTCATTTTCAGTTTCGATTCCCTTGCAGTAATCAAATCTCAGGCGGTAACGTCACTGGTGAAACTCGGTGAAGCTGCCCGATTTATGCTAGCGGAGTTTGAATTGGCGATTCAGAAAGATTCATCGAAAGCAAAGTCAGGGGGTGGGGTCCACCCCCTGACTCGCTACGTCATGAACTACCTAGTTTTCCTCGGGGATTATAGCTTCGCTTTTTCCGAGATCATCGCTGATTTTCCGCTTTCGATACAAACTCCGTTACCGGAATCTTACGCCGATGACTCGCTGTCTTCTGTCCGAATTGCTTGGATCATTCTTGTCCTCCTTTGTAAACTTGACGGCAAAGCTCAACACTATAAGGATGTTTCATTATCCTATTTGTTCTTAGCGAACAACTTAAACTATGTCGTTTCGAAGGTGAAAAAGTCAAACCTAAAGCTTTTACTTGGATCTGATTGGTTATCAAAGAACGAAACGAAAGTCAAACTGTACATTTCAAACTACGAGAGGATGGGATGGACCAAAGTGCTGACGTCATTCCCCGAGAATTCAACGGTGGAGATGTCATTGCCCGAAGCAAGAGATTGGTTTATAAAATTCAATTTGGGTTTTGAGGAAGCATACCACATGCAGAGTTCATGGGTTATACCCGACCCGAAACTCCGAGACGAAGTTAAAATATCATTGGCTAGAAAAATTGTTTCGGGCTATCAGACCTTTTACCTAAAATATAGGGAACTATTGAGAAGTGGTGGAGCGAAGTCAGTTGTCAGATTTGCCCCTGACGATTTGCAAAATTACTTGTCGGATTTATTTTATGGGACTGGACTTTCAGAGCATGGAACGACGTCGTATGACTCACCTTCGTCGTCGACGTCAATTTCAACATCGTCATCTCCGTCACATGGCCGTTAA